The Arvicola amphibius chromosome 6, mArvAmp1.2, whole genome shotgun sequence DNA window tctttCTATTGGCACGttacccaagtgctggaatcacaggtgtgacACCACCATACCCAaaggctttgtttctttgtttttcccaagacagggtcttgctctgaaGCTCATGCTAgtctcaaacttgtaatcctcctgcctcagcttcctgagtgctaggattacgaTGATGGGTATTCACTTGTTTCTCCACCTACTCCCTGCAGTTGGGCTCTGTGTTTAGGAACTCACTTTTCCCTCTCTCAGAGACTTCCAGCCTAACTTCAGGAATGAGGAATCGCTAATCCCAGCCTGCCCTTCCCTTTCTTACTGGTCCAAGGTGTAAGAGCGATTCTTACCTTGCCCCAGTATGGctgtggctttgtttgttttgttttttttttgagacagggtttctctgtagctttggagcctatcctggaactccctttgtagaccaggctggcctcgaactcacagagatccgcctgtctctgcctcccgagtgctgggattacaggtgtgcgccaccaccgcccggcatgtggCTGGGTTTTTATGAGGCTGCTCTAGAACAGCCTCCTCCATACCACCCTGTACCCAGCCCAGGCCCTGTACCTAAGGGATCGTGACTGTATATGCTGGCCACGCAAGGGCCTGCTGCATCGTGGATGGCTGTCTGCAGCACAGAGCGTGAAGTATGCTGGGAGTGTTCAGGGCGTCTCACACCCTGGGTTATGATGTGTGACAGTAAATGTGGCTCACCTTCCTCACAGCACGGGGACAGGAAAGGGAGTGAACCATGACATTCACAGTGGGATGGGTCCAGTTGTGTGGGGGTTAGGAGGCCTGAATGGAACCAAGAAAGAACCAGAAGCCCTGGGCTAACACAGAGGACACTTCATGGTGTAAGGTCCCAGCAGATCCCCTCACTCAAAGCTGGGCAATCATATTCCCCAAAGACTAGGAAAATGGTCTAATTCCCAACTGCATTCTATACAGATGGATAACACCCTCGGGTGGGTAAGAATGGACctccataagttgtcctctgacctctgctgggCAAGGCCTCTGACAGCCGAGCTGCATCCTGCCTGTATCCTGAGTGTATAAACCCCTGAGCTCAGGGGTGCCTTATATATCCATTCTATACATTCCAGATTTGATATATTCTAGATTCTATAGATTCTATTCTATACATCCCTGGGCTCAGGGCTACATTGTCTATCATCTTACTAAATTCTCACAACAGTAAACATTACATTCCCtgaccccttccttccttttttcttttttgaagacatGGTGTCATTCATTGAGATTCTCCCTGGAGCTGgcgttataggcagttgtaagccacttgatgtgggtgctgggaatcgaactcaggtcctcatgtcaCATTCATTGTcataggtagctcaggctggccttgtacgCATCATCTtccagcttcagcctccccagtgctgggattgtaggctcCAGAGAGATCCTTACCCATCTGCTTCTGGGAGAAGGAGTGATGGTCAGCTGGGTGGTGCAGGGCCCCAAGCCCACCTTGGCTCCCaacctttttacttttttttttttttgaaagaacctcatgtagcccaggctggtcctgaactctcAGTCCTTGTGGTTTAGCTTCCTGAGTGGGGGATTACAGGCATTGACACCACACTGGTCCAGCCCTTTGTGGATTTTTGATGAATTCCCTTTACTCCCCCGGAGTCATGAAAACTGGAATCCATGAAGTGGGTAGTCACCCGTGCTCTTCCTTCTAAGGTACACTAAGTTGAAGACCGCCACCAACATTTACATCTTCAACCTGGCCTTGGCGGATGCGCTGGCCACCAGCACGCTGCCCTTCCAGAGCGCCAAGTACCTGATGGAAACGTGGCCGTTCGGAGAGCTGCTGTGCAAGGCGGTGCTGTCTATTGACTACTACAACATGTTCACCAGCATCTTCACCCTCACCATGATGAGCGTGGACCGCTACATCGCCGTCTGCCACCCTGTCAAGGCCTTGGACTTCCGAACGCCCGCCAAGGCCAAGCTGATCAACATCTGCATCTGGGTCCTGGCTTCAGGTGTTGGGGTCCCCATCATGGTCATGGCAGTGACCCGACCGCGGGGTGAGTGCGAGACGAAGCTGCAACAGAGGCAGCTGTTGACCTCCGTGGATTTCCAGGGCATTTATTTGGGCAAGGGGGAGGGATTACAGAGCAACGAAAGGAGTGGATTGGCTATTGGGGTGGAGACTCAGCCAATGGGGAGTGTGGGTGGTAGACTGTCGTGAAGATGAACGTCTGATTGGTAGGTTGCTGGCAAAAATGAATTTCTAATAGACTtatggactggctggccaggactATGAATAATACCAGCCAGGGAGATGCATAAATGGCAAAGGTATGATTGTCACTGACCAATCAGCAGCAGAGGCTCAGGAATCTGCAGGCCCATCCTAAACTCCCATTTATCCCACTTCTGAAAACCACTGGAGGAcctgtagagatgactcagtggttaagagcacatactgctctttctgaggacccgagtttgagtcccagcacccatatcagatggCTTACAtctgcctttaaccccagctccagggggaatCTCACACCTCCAacctctgtgggcacacacattcatgtgcccATCCCTTcccccatacacataattaaaagaataaaaatttaaaaagaagacagatgGAAGTTGGGTATCTAATACATACAGGGCTCTAATCCTGACactcaggagcttgaggcaggaaGGTCTTGAGAGACCAGTCTGGGCCATGTAGTAAGAACCTGGAGAGAAGGACTTCCTaggaggatgtagttcagtttgTAGAGAACTTGCCCAGGATGCACAGAGCCCCGGATCAATCCCCAGCGTAGACCAGGTGCTGCATACCCATAAACCTtgcaagaagatcaggagttcatggcTAGCTTTAGCTCTATAATGAGTTttaggccaccctgggctacctaaccatctcaaaaacaaagaagaaaaataaggaggaaaaaaaaataccattggCCAAATGACCAAAGCAAGACCTAGAGACTGGTCTGCAGGAGTGGCAGACAGGTGCATCTCCTGGGGTATCTGTACTCGTCTCTGTAGCTGCTGTAACAAACATCCCCAACCCATGGAAATTTACTTCTCAGTCCACTACAATCCACTGGGTAGGAGGATAGTTTGGGGGTAACCCAGGCTCCCCGGGAAGGCGTCCAGGTCTTCCACTATTGGTGTCTGGTCAGCACATAAGTAGAGAAGGAAATCAGGAGACGTCATAACCACTCTTCAGTGTTCTTGTCCATCCCTTCCTAGTGCTGACTGCCCACATGGCCCCACCATGacataaggaaggaagggtgccTATGCATTAGCAGCCAACCTCTGAGCCCTATCTCCTCATAGACAAGGCAGGAGAtacctctcccttttccccttcccctccccttcctcagaCTGAGACACAACGTGGTGATACGTGCCCAtaaccccagcacacaggagactgAGAAAGACCCTGAATCCAAGGCCACTTTATATTATATATCCAGACCCGGAtcgaaagaaaacagaatcaagTCAGGTGGTTTAGTTCCAGCCTCCCAGGCAGTCATTGGATGGAAGTTGACCTTTGACCTAAAGGCCCCTGCTCTCGGGTCTCTCCTTTCTTTTGGTCCCTGGGTAGAAGTCTGTAGAAGCTTGATTCTCAGGgtagggaaagggaagagggttGGTGGTGGATGCTGTAGACACCTTGACGGCCACAAGGGCAGACTCCCAGCGCCATTATACAGCCTTTGAGCAATTGCTTTTAACTGAGCAGCAGGGCCCATTGCTCAACGTCAGCTTTCAGTTTCTGCTTCATTAACTGCAGCCTTGCTGGAAGCCAAGGCAAATGGacctcactcctctctctcccagcacCATGGCTCACACGACACACTGGTCCTCAGTCATCCCCACAGCTCCTGACAGCCTGAAGGACTCCAGCCCTTTTCTTATGACTCTCGGGCTACGAGTCCACTGTGTGGCTCCAAGAGATCTTGAGCATCCCTTGGGTCAGCTTCCGGCCTGCATCAGAACCCTAAGACATGCTCTGAGACGCTCGTGTGCCCTAAGCCTGTTCTGCATGGCAGGATGCTTCACTTCCTCTTTCTGCAGTACTGGCTGTTGGGAAGGgttctgctgttttattttgatcTTGAACACAGTCTCAGTATGTACCTTTTCCTAGCCTTGCACTtgggatgctcctgcctcaggctcctgagtcaTGGGTGGGACTGGAGGCTTGAGCTACCTTGCCTGGTACAGGGTTATTGTTGACATTAACGGAGATCTGCACATTGTCCTAtaacctccacatgtgtatgtggcagatacacacagagaacaaatatATCTAACCACTACTAAAGAAATGTGCCTTTGGCAGTTAGCCCCACCATAGGGAAACTTGAAGACAGTGAGTAGTTTGTCCAAGGCCATATACACATCTGGGCTGGAGTTAGACTCCTAACCcaggcttttttggggggaggaggagggatctTATATAGCTTAGGCTAGCCTAGACATtaatgtagtcaaggatgaccttgaacttctgcttctccttgcctctatctcctgagtgcttgggttataggcatgtgccatcaggtcaagtttatacagtgctgggaactgaacccagggtgtAGTGCATTACTGGGCACTCTAGCAACTGAATTACATCTCTAGCCCTAACTCACCCTCAGAATTAATCTTCAGTCCTAACCAACCCACTGGAGCGATTTTGGAAATAGGTAGTAGGGGAGTTGCTGAGTTAGCATAGTGACTGCCCTTACCAGTCTGGGATAAATTATTAATGTCGTCCAAGGACATAGGGGCTTACAAACGGcctgagagaagacagaagaggatcTCCCAGATGAGGAACAATTCTGGGGTCTTTAAGCATAAGAAGGAGTTCAGCAAGTAAAGGGACAATCCAGGCATCAGTCAATCATCTTGAAAGGGAACAAGCAGACAGGGCCCCTTAGGCACACAGACTTCTGACCCTTGTCTTTCCTTGTTTCCCGGGCTCAGACGGAGCAGTAGTATGCATGCTCCAGTTCCCCAGCCCCAGCTGGTACTGGGACACGGTGACCAAGATCTGCGTGTTCCTCTTCGCCTTCGTGGTGCCGATCCTCATTATCACCGTGTGCTATGGCCTCATGCTGCTGCGCCTGCGCAGTGTGCGCCTGCTGTCGGGCTCCAAGGAGAAGGACCGCAGCCTGCGGCGCATCACACGcatggtgctggtggtggtgggcgCCTTCGTAGTGTGCTGGGCGCCCATCCACATTTTCGTCATCGTCTGGACGCTGGTGGACATCAATAGGCGCGACCCACTCGTGGTGGCCGCGCTGCACCTGTGCATTGCGCTGGGCTACGCCAACAGCAGCCTCAACCCCGTGCTCTATGCCTTCCTGGACGAGAACTTCAAGCGCTGCTTCCGCCAGCTTTGTCGGGGGCCCTGCAGCCGCCAGGAACCCGGCAGCCTCCGCCGTGGCCGCCAGACCACCGCACGTGAGCGCGTCACCGCCTGTACCCCCTCCGACGGCCCTGGCGGTGGTGCTGCCGCCTGACCTCCCCCTAAGCACCCCACCCAAGTGAAGTGACCTGGCGGCCACACCGAGCCCCCTGGGAGGCCCCGGCCACCATCTGGGCAGCTGGAATGGGGCCTGTGCAGAGGGGTGGCCTCCGGCAGGGACAGAACCTGAGGGATCCAAGGCTCcgggttggaggggtgggggcagagctgGCGACGCCAGAAAGAGTGACACCTGAGGCTCCAAACTGGATGCTTTAGTAAGGCCTTTCAAATGGGGCAGAGCTTCAAGCCTTGGGAGCTCTGGCCTTTTGAACACCCAGTTTCAGTCCAAGACCTGAGGATTCCAGCTCTAGAAAccaggaggggcaggaaggatgGTGGCAGCGAGACCCTGGGCTTTTGTATTATGGGGAACAGCCTCTTCTTAGAGAAGGTGAAAGGGACCCAACAGGCAGTCAGGAAGGGCACTTTAGGGTCAGGAGATGAACGCATCCCCCGGGGCGGGGTAGAGGTGGGGGCCTCAGTTTGGAGAAGAGAACATAATCTCACCGCATTCTAACTAACCGACTAAGGTCGCTGAGGCTAGGTCCaatttaattctttaaagaaTACAAGCTGGGCCTGATGGGGCAGGTTTGTGTAATCCCAGTCATGCTGGAGGCTCAGGCTggagagttaaaggccagcctgggcacctgagtgtcttaaaaataaaaagtaaagagggttgggggtgtagctcagtggcagggtgTTTGTGTGAGGTTCTGGGATCAacgagacaaaacaaacaaaaaaaccctccaaacaacagcaaaaacaacaaaaaataaaccgtATGGTGACTCTGAATTGAATAGCATCCACGTCCTGGTGACCCCGGGGGGCTGGGGACAGGTCGTGGGGCAGAAGCAGTGGCTCCCTGGATACTGGAGTAAGGCCCCCAGAATCAAGTTCTAATGAGATCTTTGAGACTCAGGAAGGAGCGAGAAGTTTCCAAGACTCCAAAACCCAGCAAGCCTTTGTGTCGAGAAGTGGAAGTAGAGCTGGGCGGCACAGGGCTTAGGTGCACTTGTTATTCTCCCAGAGGacacagattcagttcccagcacccgcctggcggctcacaaccatctccagtCCCAATAAATCTGATGCttgcttctgacctctgtgggcaccaggcacgaacatggtgcacatacatacatgcaagaaaaaaacattcatagacataagtctttaaaaaaaaaaaaacaacatgccgggcggtggtggcgcacgcctttaatcccagcactcgggaggcagaggcaggcggatctctgagttcgaggccaacctggtctacaagagctagctccaggacaggctctagaaactacagggaaaccctgtcttgaaaaacaaaaacaaaaacaaaaacaaaaaacaacatgtggccaggcagtggtggtgcacgcttttaataccagcactcgggaggcaggggcaggcagatctctgtgtgttcaaggccaacctggtctacagagctggttccaggacagctaggactgttacataaagaaacgctgtctcaaagtatcaaaacaaaacaaaagcaaaatggaaccgggcatggtggcccacgcctttaatcccagcaccttggaggtaaaggcaggaggatctctttaaGTTCGAGTCCAGCttgatctgcagagtgagttcctgtctcaacaAATGAAAACgaaagtgtgtgttgggggagactAGAAAGAGAGGCAGGCTTCTGCTTATAGGTTAGTCATGGATACTTTTAGAGTTCCCAGGGCCCTAGTGTCTGGATCAGTACTGGAGCCCAGAGACCCCCCTTTGTCTGAGCACACGACATGTGGCACCTTAGCGTGAGCGGGAGTTATCAGAACTACCAAATACTTGGACAGTTGACAAGAACCTGGAAGAATtccctccctatcctcccctgcCTATCAGATGTCTGCTGTTAGTGGCTCTCGGGGTCTGGAGCTGCCCAAGTAGGAGCCAACTTTGAAAGCACTGAGGTAAGAAGGGTTTTTTATAGCAATGATGTCAGCATGGCCCTTTACTGCCTCTCTGTTTGCCCCCTGggtctctcctctgccctccctacCCTCTTCAAGCTGCTGAGGATGGACATAGGAATGCATCCAGGCACCCCTGGATCCCAGCTCCCCTGGATGTCATTGTCTCCCTTGTCCCCTGTGCCTCCCCCACTGCCTGAGCAACCTGCCTGACTCCGTATTGAAGCAGCCTGCTGACATCCttgtaaaaacaaatttaattctcttccttttttgggACAGATGGAAAGAAATTGAcgcctttgtctcaaaaaaaaaaaaaaaaaaaaaaaaaaaaaaggagagagacaatATACCTCTTTTCTTCTTGACAGCCATTTCTTTGGAACAAAAGCTGGAGGCTGTCACTCCAGCAAGGACTGAACCAGCCTCCAGGGAGGCAGGAGCTAGGCTAGCGGGGAAGGCTCCCTCAATGGACAAAGCACAGTCCTTTACTCAGTGGGAAGTCCCTAAAAGCCCAGAACCTTGGGGTCTTCGTACCTGGGATGCGGTGTAATGGTCACCACTGACATCAGGCCGGCTCAGCCACCATAGCCTGCAACCCAGCCACATGAATGACCTTCGCCACCCAAATGGACACTATGACCAGAGATTTCTGTTTGAGTATGATCACCACTCAAAAGACGACACTCGCTA harbors:
- the Oprd1 gene encoding delta-type opioid receptor, with amino-acid sequence MEPVPSARAELQSPLLANTSDAYPSAFPSASGNASGPPGARSASSLALAIAITALYSAVCAVGLLGNVLVMFGIVRYTKLKTATNIYIFNLALADALATSTLPFQSAKYLMETWPFGELLCKAVLSIDYYNMFTSIFTLTMMSVDRYIAVCHPVKALDFRTPAKAKLINICIWVLASGVGVPIMVMAVTRPRDGAVVCMLQFPSPSWYWDTVTKICVFLFAFVVPILIITVCYGLMLLRLRSVRLLSGSKEKDRSLRRITRMVLVVVGAFVVCWAPIHIFVIVWTLVDINRRDPLVVAALHLCIALGYANSSLNPVLYAFLDENFKRCFRQLCRGPCSRQEPGSLRRGRQTTARERVTACTPSDGPGGGAAA